The DNA region CTCTGCGACCGAAGTTCATCGTTGCCGACGAACCTGTGTCGGCCCTCGATGTCAGCGTAGGCGCGCAGATCGTCAACCTGCTCGCGCAACTACAGCGCGACTTCGGTCTTACGTACCTGTTTATCTCGCACTCCATGCCCGTTGTTCGGTATCTCGCAACGCGCATAGCCGTCATGCAGAGCGGCAAACTGCTGGAGGTTGGGTCAACGGAGCAGATCACAACCGCGCCTCGGCATCCATACACGCGTTCGCTGCTGGCGGCCACGCCGGAAATCCGCGCCTGACGGGGAACGCGCACAACCATTCCCAATACGTGCGCAGCGCATCGCGGTGGTACAATCCGCAACGCTAAAGCCCCATCGAGCTGAACAGGAGTCTTAAAGGATGAGCTCGTCTACCGCTCCGCAACTTGCGCCGGAAGTGATGCGACTCTCAGAACCGCAACGCGTCATCAATACCTTCGTCGCGCCATCAAGAACTTTCATCGACATCCGCAACAATGCAAGCTGGTGGATGCCCTGGCTTCTCTTGTCCGTCATGTCAATGCTGTTCGTCTTCACGATGGGCCAGAAGGTTGGCTGGGAACGCATCATGCAGAACGAGATTGCGAAGAACCCGCGAGCCGTCGAACAGTTCGACAAGATGCCGGCCGAACAACGCGACCGCGCCATGGACATGCAGGTCACGATCGGCAAGGTTTCGGGTTACATGTCTCCCCTGATCCTGCTGATCTCGGCATTGTTAATTGCCGCCGTACTGATGGCGACTTTCAACTTTGGGATAGGCGCAACGATCGGGTACAAGACGGCGCTGGCGATTGTCTTCTATGGCTGGCTGCCATCGCTTGTGACCTCACTGCTTGGCATGGTGACCTTGTACGCCGGCGTAGACCCCGATGGATTCAGTATTCGCAACCCCGTAGCCACGAACCCCGCCTACTTCATGGATGTAACCCAGCATAAGTTTCTCTATGGAATGGCCTCGGCGCTGGACATCATCGTGATCTGGAGCATTGTGCTGATGGCCATTGGATTCTCGTCCAACAGCAAGGTGAAGCGTGGCACGGCATTCGCAGTCATCTTCGGTTGGTACATCGTCGTGAAGTTGATTGGAGCCGGATTCGCATCTGCCTTCTGATGAGGACGGAACACTGCACAGACTTGTCAGCTTGAAAAAGCAGGGGAGCGCATAAGCGCTCCCCCGTTTCACATGGCTGACAAGCGCACGCAAAAAGAAGAAGTGTCATCCTTGAGCAAAGCGAAGAATCTGCTTTGTACTGGCTGGTGACGCCTATCTCAACTCTTCGGTGACGTTCCCCACATCTGCGCGGTGTTCGCAGATCCGGGGCTTTCCTTTGTAACAGGCGCTGAAAATTTCCGTCCTCCGAGCGCCCCCTTCCGCAGCGATCCGGAAACGCCTTTCTGGCATAAGCGGTTGAGATCGAATCGCAGCCGACAGACGCCTTGGCAGAATTCCGCGTTTGTTGGGTATCTCCCCACCTCATCCTGTATTCGTACACTCCAGGGCATCTCTACCTCCTAAGGCTTGGTGGGTGTCCCACAACTCCCTTTCCAATATTTCTAATCGGCACCCTACATCGGCCCGGTTCGGCAGATGTGGGGCACCATAACGTTCTTCCTGATTCCGAGATGTTGTCCAACGACCCAACCGCGGCGAGCATATTCGCAACCCAATACACGGTAAGTTCTGATTATTCAAGATGGGAAGTACGAATGCGTAGGTTTGTGCGGCTGATGGTTGTGCTTCTCTGTTGTTCCGGCTGGCTGATTGCCCACGACAGTGAGCCGATCAATACGAACTTCGCGGCTCCGTTCACTCGTGGTGCGGGCAACGTGCAGCTCAAGTATCAATACCTTCGCCGCGCCGATCTGTACGAGGTGCTGCCTGCGGAATTGGAATACGGCTTCGCTCCGCGCCAGCAGTTCTCAATAGGCGTTGGGCTGGATCGGCTGCATGATTCGGGAGAGACCTACATTCGTCCGGGCAATCTGGAAGTCGGATATCGGCTGCTGCTTCTGGGAGACAATTCGCGGAGGTTCGCGGTTTCCATCAACCCGGAGGTCGAACTGCCGACGGGAGACAAACGCGTGGCCGAGCGTTCGGTCGGTGCAGGCGGAACATTGAACATCGACACACACCTGCTGCGAGGGCTATGGACGCACACCAACATCGGCTATGAAACGGCGGTTGCTCGCATCGGCGAGGAACGCGAGAAGAACGTCATCTACAACTTCGCCGCAATGTATGAGGCCAGCGAAGCCTTTCGCCCTGTGATCGAAATCGTAGGCGTGCACGACCTCGCATCGGACAGGACGGACATCGCCTTCGTTCCGGAGGCGATTTTTGCGCCGAACCATCGCTGGGAAATCAAGGTCGGGATGCCGGTCGGCCTGACATCAACCGCACCATCCGTTGGGGCGCAACTAGCCTTGACTTGGAAGTTCGGGGCCAGAGGACGGCAGTGATCCTCAACCAGAAGTAGCCCGCTCGCGGCGGGCTGCTTCTGTTGCGCAATATCGTTTGCTACGGCTTTGCGGTGGTTTTCGTGCTCCTGGCCGGCTTCGTCGCCTTGGTCGCGACCGGGGCGGCCTCACGCAGCATCTTGTCAATGAGTTGGAAGAGCTGAGAACGATCGACGACTTCCACGAACGGTGTCCCACGCTGGGTGTTGCTTACGACGTAGATCGTCGGAGTGTGCTCGACTCCGACACGCTGGCCGAGAGCGAAGTCGGCCTTCACCTTCGCCGCCAGCTCGCCTTTCGGATCGTAAACAAACGGCAGTGTTGTCTTGTGTTCTGCGGCCCAGCGATCGGCTATCCCGCGAAGGTTCAGCGGCGTGACGCTGCGCTGGTTCTCTAACAGGAAGCTTCGGAACTCCTCGCCCAGTGCTTTGGACTTGATATCGAAATAGCGGGCCATGACGTGCGCCTCGAAGCTCCAGTTATGCATGGGCAGCGGGAAGTCGTGACGAATGAGCGGGATTTTGTAAGTCTTGACCGCTTCCTGAAGCAAGGGCTCGGCGCGGGCGCAATCCGGACACTGGACGTCCTCAAAGACGATGATTGCGACCTTAGCTCCTTTCGGGGGACGCAGGGAGGAGGTGTCTGCCGCCACCGCCAGCGTGCATGAGGCCAGGAGCAAAAGGCTGAGTAGCAGTGCCGTGAACTTGTTCTTCATCATTCTTCTCGTCGTCCTTCGATTGAAGTGCCAAGTGCTGACACCCATGGTAAATGATGCCAGCACAACTCCTGGGATTTCGCGCCATGCTGAATGCGGCGGCTGAATGCTGTGCAGTCGAGCCGTACCTCAGCGGCCAATAGCCGCTCCCCAGCCATGTTGCTAAATTCAGACCTGAAGGCCTACTCCACCCGGCATCTCTTCAATTCCAAGATAAGGCCCGAACGCTTTGCTTCCCAGACCGTATGTACTTGGATACAGCAATCTGGGGGCAGGGTTCAAATTTCGGCCGCGCCTGTCCGAAAAACCAAAACCCCGCCAAGGTTGGCGGGGTTCGTGAAAGCAGTTGGATTAGAGCTTACGAAGCACGTCGAAACATTCTTCGTTATCGGGTTGCTGATCGAGCGGGTACACCTTACCGAAAGCAATTTTGCCTTCTTTGTCGATGATGAATAATGAGCGCTCGTTGATACCCGGGATCGGATCGCCCTCACGCAGAATCCCGAACTTCCTGGCAACGTCGCCATGCGGGAAGAAGTCGCTGCACAACGGATAATCCAGGTAACCTATCTCGCGCTTCTGCCACGCGACATGGCTTGGTATGGAATCTACACTCATGCCCAGAACCTGGGCATCGAAACCGGCGAACTTATCGAGGTCCGCGTTGTACGCCGGCATCTGGGCCGTTCAGACCGGCGTCCAGTCCAGCGGATAAAAGGCTATGACGACGTTCTTCTTTCCCCGATAGTCGCTGAGCTTTACCTTCGTTTTTACGTTGCCCACGACCGCAGGGATTTCGAAGTCGGGCGCCATGTCTCCAGCTTTCAGCGCTGCCATTCAATCCTCCGCTTGTGAATGCAGAACTCTCCTATGAAGTACGAGAACTGCCGGACCGATTCTAAAGCGCCACTGTCAGTGGAGCAAGTCGCAGCGCTATTCCGAACTTGAAGATACCGAAATCGTGTTCGAGGCAAACGTAAAGCCAAGCATAGGGCATCGAACGGGATGGGTCATAACACTCATGTGGCCGCCGGCCCAGAAACGAGTTTGGCGGCAGCTTTCATTATTCGAATTTCCGGCGCGGGGAAGACAGCTCTGAGATCCCGTAAGGAGGAATTAAAATGTTCGGCTCATCCGGGTACAACTACGAGCGGTTCGACAAAAAGAATTTGTTGAGGGACGTTGCGGCGGGAAGGTTTGGCCATGCGCCCCAGCCGGGAGAACGCGCGCCCGACTTCGAACTACGAGCCTTGGACGGCGACAAGGTCCGCCTGAGCGACTTCCGGAGCGAGAAGAACGTCGTGCTTACATTCGGCTCGGCAACCTGTCCGCAAACCGCTGGCTCCATCGAGGGCATGAACGATCTCTATAACGATTACCGCGATGATGACGTGCAATTCCTTTTTGTCTATGTACGAGAAGCGCATCCGGGCGAAGAGCTTACTGCCCACAAATCGCAGCAGGACAAAGTGGCCGCGGCCGAAATGCTGCGGGAGGAAGATGAAATTGAAATGCCGATCCTGGTAGACGACCTCAACGGCAAAGTCCATCGCAAGTACGGGCAAATCCCCAATTCAACTTTCATCATCGACAAGAGTGGCCGTGTTTCTTTCCGTGCCGTGGCGACGCGGCCCATGTTGATTGCGGACGCCCTGGATGAGTTGCTCGAACGGCAACGGGAGCGTGGCGTCGATCACGCGGTCGTGCATGGTGGTGAAGACCTTGCTGCACCTTCGATGAGGACGTTTCTGAATGCTCATCGTGCGCTGGAGCGTGGCGGGACTGACGCGATCCGGAACTTCCGTGAGCAGATGGGGCTTCCCGGAAAGGTGGCGGTAACGGCTGGCCGCATTGCACGTCCTGTCGCCGACAATCCAGGTGCGGCAATCGGCACCGCTGCTGTAATGGCTGGCGTGGTGGCACTGGGGTTGTGGGCCGGACGGGAATTGCGGCGCCGCAGGTTCGAATCGCGAATGCCGTACGGCGTTCACGGATACCGCCGCGGCGAAGCTGCCGCGGGATACGACGACTACGAAGCCGTCGGAATCTAGCAACAGCTGGAATCAGCGATCAAAAGGTAAGGCGCGGCCATGGCCGCGCCTTCCTTGCGTATCCATCAATCTCCCAGGTTTATGTCACGCTCGAACCAGTGGCTGCATCGGCCACCGTCTTGATGCCTGCGAGTGCATCCGGCTTGTCTTTCCCTTGCAGCAACTGGCGCACCACGTAATGCAGGATGCCGCCATTCTGGTAATAGAGCACTTCCTGCGGGGTATCAATGCGTAGCGTAGCGTCGAACTCGACGGCGGTGCCGTCGGCGTTCAGCGCGCGGACGCTGACGTGCTTCCCAGGGGCAAAGAGCTTTAGAGCGTCTTCGACTCCGATGATCTCGTAAGTCTCTTCGCCCGTCAGTCCGAGCGTTTCAACGTTGTCGTCTGAAAGGAACTGCAACGGCAGGATTCCCATGCCAACCAGGTTCGAGCGGTGGATGCGTTCAAAGCTTTCCGCGATGACCGCACGTACGCCGAGCAGTTGCGGACCTTTCGCAGCCCAGTCGCGCGATGACCCTGAGCCATATTCTTTCCCTGCGAGAATGACGAGCGGGACGCCTTCCTCCCGATACTTCACCGAGGCGTCGTAGATGCTCATCGGCTCGTTCGATGGGATGTGGCGAGTGAAGCCACCTTCCTTCGGCGACGCAAGTTTGTTGCGCAGGCGGATGTTGGCGAATGTGCCGCGCATCATTACTTCATGGTTGCCGCGACGCGAACCGTAAGAGTTGAAGTCCTTTACCTCCACGCCATGCTCAAGGAGATAACGACCCGCGGGGCTGTCGGCCTTGATGTTTCCGGCGGGGGAGATGTGGTCTGTCGTGACGCTGTCGCCGAGCACGGCCAGGACGCGGGCTCCGCTGATGCCCTTCACCGGCGGGGGCGTCGTCGTCATGCCTTCGAAGTAAGGCGGGTTCTGCACGTACGTCGAGGCACTGTCCCAGGCGAAGGTGTCGCCCTTGGGCACATTAAGCGATTGCCAGCGATCGTCTCCCTTGAGCACGTCGGCATAGCTGGACTGGAACATCTCCGGGCTTATGCAGGACGCCATGGTGTCGATCACTTCCTGCTGCGTTGGCCAGATGTCGCGCAGGAAAACCGGCTTGTTGTTTGCACCATAACCCAGCGGCTCGTTGTAAACGTCAACGTCGATGCGTCCGGCAATGGCGTAGGCAACGACGAGCGGCGGCGACATCAGGTAGTTGGCGCGAACTTCCGAGTTGATGCGGCCTTCGAAGTTTCGATTGCCACTGAGCACGCTGACAACGACGAGGTCCTGCTCGGCAATGGTGTCCGAGATTTCCTGCGGAAGCGGACCGCTGTTGCCGATGCACGTCGTACAGCCATAACCGACGAGGTTGAAGTGCAGCTTGTCGAGGTATCCCTGCAACCCTGCTTTGTTCAGGTACTCGGTCACAACCTTGGAGCCGGGAGCGAGCGACGACTTAACCCAGGGCGCAACCGACAACCCGTGCTCGACGGCCTTCCGGGCAAGCAGCCCTGCGGCGATCATGACCGAAGGATTCGAAGTATTTGTGCAGCTTGTGATGGCCGCTATGACAACGGAGCCGTGACGCAGAGCATTACGAACATCCACCAGCAAGGGTTTTTCGGCGGCGGGTGCGGTCTGGTCTTCTACGCCGGGCGCCGTCGGACTGCCGCCCTCGCCCTCGAAGCGCTCGACAGGCTTCTGCGGCACGCTCTTGCCCGGTTTGATCAGCGCCGGCAGCGCCGTTTCAAACGACTTGTGCGCCGTCGAAAGCAGTACGCGATCCTGCGGACGCTTGGGGCCGGCGATGGACGGCTCGACCGTAGCGAGGTCGAGTTCAAGCACGTCGCTGTAGTCGGCCTGCGGCGTGGAGGCTGTATGGAAAAGTCCCTGCTCCTTGCAGTAGGCCTCCACCAAAGCGACGTGCGCATCCGACCGGCCCGTCAACTTCATGAAGCGAAGCGTCTCCGCATCGACCGGAAAGATGCCGCAGGTAGCGCCGTACTCGGGAGCCATGTTGGCGATGGTGGCGCGGTCCGCGAGTGGCAACGACGGCAGGCCGGGGCCGAAGTACTCGACGAACTTGCCCACGACGCCCCTCTTGCGCAGCATCTCGGTGATGGTGAGCACGAGATCTGTGGCGGTAGCGCCTTCGCGTAAGTGGCCGATAAGGCGGAAGCCGATCACCTGCGGAATGAGCATCGACACCGGCTGGCCTAGCATGGCGGCTTCGGCTTCGATTCCGCCAACGCCCCACCCGAGCACGCCGAGGCCGTTGATCATCGTGGTATGCGAGTCGGTGCCGACAACCGTGTCGGGATACGCTACCGGCTTGCCGGTTTCGCCTTCGCCGAGGACAAAGACGACGCGAGCGAGGTACTCCAAATTAACCTGGTGAACGATGCCGGTATCCGGAGGAACGATGGCGAAATTCTTGAACCCAGTCTGTCCCCAGCGCAAGAACGTGTAGCGTTCCTTGTTGCGCTGGAATTCGAGGTCGGCATTGACTTTGAACGCCCAGGAATTTCCAAACTCATCTACCTGCACGGAGTGGTCTATGACTAACTCTGCCGGCTGCATAGGATTGATGAGCGACGGATCGCCGCCAAGGCGCTTCATGGCATCTCGCATAGCGGCGAGATCGACGACCGCCGGAACGCCCGTGAAATCCTGCAACAGCACGCGCGAAGGCATGAATGCGATTTCATCTGAGGGCATGCTCTTGCCACTCGAGCATGTGAGCGAGCGAATGGTATCCGCGGTAACGGCACGCCCATCTTCCCGCCTCAGCAGGTTCTCAAGCAGGATGCGAAGCGAATAGGGCAATCCAGTGGTGCTGATGCCCTGCTTGTCAAGCGCATGGATGCGGTAGATCTCGTATTCGCGTTTGCCGACGCGAAGGACAGAACGGCTGCCGAAAGTATTCATGAACACGCCTTCAAAATGGAATCGAACGAAAGAGATCGGCGAAGCGCCGCAAGTGTCCCCACATCTGCACAAGCCTTGCCGAAACAAGTAGTTTACGACCTGCAGGGCATCGCTGTCAGCAGCAAGCAACGCCTGCACAAGCCTGGCCTGCAACGAGGACTCAATTCGCGCTACCTGATCCAGGCGGTGAACGCCTGCGCGAGCAGCCAGGCGTTGAGCAAAGCAATGACAATCGCCACGATCCAGGAGAGCAGTTTTACCCAGGTCGGATTGACGAATTCGCCCATCTTCAATTTGTCACCGGTGAAGATGATGAGCGGAAAGACGGCGAAGCTGAGTTGCATGCTGAGGACGACCTGGCTGAGCACCAGCAAGCGAGCCGTGCCGCTCTCTCCGCTGACGGCCGTGACGATGACGGCAGGAATGATGGCGACCAGGCGCGTGATGAGCCTGCGCAGCCACGGACGCACTCGCAGGTTCATGAAGCCTTCCATCACGATTTGACCTGCAAGCGTACCTGTGAGGGTGGAATTCTGCCCCGAGGCAAGCAAGGCAAAGGCGAAGAGGCCGCTGGCGAACTTTGCGCCGAGAAGGGGCGAAAGTAGTTTATAGGCGTCCTGTATCTCGGCAACTTCGTGGTTGCCGCTGCGGTAGAAGGTTGCGGCAGCGACGATGAGGATGGCAGCGTTAACGAACAGCGCAAAAGTCAGCGCAACGGCGGAATCGATGTTGCAGAACTTGATCGCTTCGCGCTTGCCCTCGGGCGTGCGCTCAAAATTGCGCGTCTGCACCACGGCAGAGTGCAAGTACAGATTGTGCGGCATTACAGTGGCCCCGAGGATGCCAATGGCGATGTACAGCATCTCGGGATTCTGGAGCAGTTCGGGCGAAGGGACGAGGAAGCCGTGCGCGATGCCGCCAACTTCTGGCCGGGAAAAAAGTATTTCAAGCCCGAAGCAGACGCCGATGGTGCCCGTGAGCACGAGGATGATGGCTTCGATATAGCGAAATCCCTTGTTCTCCAGGAACAGAATCAGAAGTACGTCGAGCGCCGTAATGCAGACGCCCACAATCAGCGGGATTCGGAAGAGCAGGTTGAGGGCGATTGCCGAGCCGATCACCTCTGCCAGGTCGCAGGCGGCGATGGCTATCTCGGCAAGTATCCAAAGCATGAAGCTGACGGGGCGGCTGTAGTGGTCGCGACATGCCTGCGCGAGGTCGCGTCCGCTGACGACGCCAAGCTTGATGCAGAGACTCTGGAGCAGGATCGCCATCAGGTTGGAGA from Clostridia bacterium includes:
- a CDS encoding YIP1 family protein, with the protein product MSSSTAPQLAPEVMRLSEPQRVINTFVAPSRTFIDIRNNASWWMPWLLLSVMSMLFVFTMGQKVGWERIMQNEIAKNPRAVEQFDKMPAEQRDRAMDMQVTIGKVSGYMSPLILLISALLIAAVLMATFNFGIGATIGYKTALAIVFYGWLPSLVTSLLGMVTLYAGVDPDGFSIRNPVATNPAYFMDVTQHKFLYGMASALDIIVIWSIVLMAIGFSSNSKVKRGTAFAVIFGWYIVVKLIGAGFASAF
- a CDS encoding thioredoxin domain-containing protein — its product is MMKNKFTALLLSLLLLASCTLAVAADTSSLRPPKGAKVAIIVFEDVQCPDCARAEPLLQEAVKTYKIPLIRHDFPLPMHNWSFEAHVMARYFDIKSKALGEEFRSFLLENQRSVTPLNLRGIADRWAAEHKTTLPFVYDPKGELAAKVKADFALGQRVGVEHTPTIYVVSNTQRGTPFVEVVDRSQLFQLIDKMLREAAPVATKATKPARSTKTTAKP
- a CDS encoding redoxin domain-containing protein, with amino-acid sequence MAALKAGDMAPDFEIPAVVGNVKTKVKLSDYRGKKNVVIAFYPLDWTPVUTAQMPAYNADLDKFAGFDAQVLGMSVDSIPSHVAWQKREIGYLDYPLCSDFFPHGDVARKFGILREGDPIPGINERSLFIIDKEGKIAFGKVYPLDQQPDNEECFDVLRKL
- a CDS encoding redoxin domain-containing protein, with the protein product MFGSSGYNYERFDKKNLLRDVAAGRFGHAPQPGERAPDFELRALDGDKVRLSDFRSEKNVVLTFGSATCPQTAGSIEGMNDLYNDYRDDDVQFLFVYVREAHPGEELTAHKSQQDKVAAAEMLREEDEIEMPILVDDLNGKVHRKYGQIPNSTFIIDKSGRVSFRAVATRPMLIADALDELLERQRERGVDHAVVHGGEDLAAPSMRTFLNAHRALERGGTDAIRNFREQMGLPGKVAVTAGRIARPVADNPGAAIGTAAVMAGVVALGLWAGRELRRRRFESRMPYGVHGYRRGEAAAGYDDYEAVGI
- the acnA gene encoding aconitate hydratase AcnA, whose protein sequence is MNTFGSRSVLRVGKREYEIYRIHALDKQGISTTGLPYSLRILLENLLRREDGRAVTADTIRSLTCSSGKSMPSDEIAFMPSRVLLQDFTGVPAVVDLAAMRDAMKRLGGDPSLINPMQPAELVIDHSVQVDEFGNSWAFKVNADLEFQRNKERYTFLRWGQTGFKNFAIVPPDTGIVHQVNLEYLARVVFVLGEGETGKPVAYPDTVVGTDSHTTMINGLGVLGWGVGGIEAEAAMLGQPVSMLIPQVIGFRLIGHLREGATATDLVLTITEMLRKRGVVGKFVEYFGPGLPSLPLADRATIANMAPEYGATCGIFPVDAETLRFMKLTGRSDAHVALVEAYCKEQGLFHTASTPQADYSDVLELDLATVEPSIAGPKRPQDRVLLSTAHKSFETALPALIKPGKSVPQKPVERFEGEGGSPTAPGVEDQTAPAAEKPLLVDVRNALRHGSVVIAAITSCTNTSNPSVMIAAGLLARKAVEHGLSVAPWVKSSLAPGSKVVTEYLNKAGLQGYLDKLHFNLVGYGCTTCIGNSGPLPQEISDTIAEQDLVVVSVLSGNRNFEGRINSEVRANYLMSPPLVVAYAIAGRIDVDVYNEPLGYGANNKPVFLRDIWPTQQEVIDTMASCISPEMFQSSYADVLKGDDRWQSLNVPKGDTFAWDSASTYVQNPPYFEGMTTTPPPVKGISGARVLAVLGDSVTTDHISPAGNIKADSPAGRYLLEHGVEVKDFNSYGSRRGNHEVMMRGTFANIRLRNKLASPKEGGFTRHIPSNEPMSIYDASVKYREEGVPLVILAGKEYGSGSSRDWAAKGPQLLGVRAVIAESFERIHRSNLVGMGILPLQFLSDDNVETLGLTGEETYEIIGVEDALKLFAPGKHVSVRALNADGTAVEFDATLRIDTPQEVLYYQNGGILHYVVRQLLQGKDKPDALAGIKTVADAATGSSVT
- a CDS encoding Nramp family divalent metal transporter, producing the protein MKIQERAWRREVHTPSLPEIHSSLPIPVAPGFLRKLIAFAGPGFLVAVGYMDPGNWATDLAAGSRYNYRLLFVIMLSNLMAILLQSLCIKLGVVSGRDLAQACRDHYSRPVSFMLWILAEIAIAACDLAEVIGSAIALNLLFRIPLIVGVCITALDVLLILFLENKGFRYIEAIILVLTGTIGVCFGLEILFSRPEVGGIAHGFLVPSPELLQNPEMLYIAIGILGATVMPHNLYLHSAVVQTRNFERTPEGKREAIKFCNIDSAVALTFALFVNAAILIVAAATFYRSGNHEVAEIQDAYKLLSPLLGAKFASGLFAFALLASGQNSTLTGTLAGQIVMEGFMNLRVRPWLRRLITRLVAIIPAVIVTAVSGESGTARLLVLSQVVLSMQLSFAVFPLIIFTGDKLKMGEFVNPTWVKLLSWIVAIVIALLNAWLLAQAFTAWIR